CCGTCTTGGCCTCACCCGGCACGAACGAGAGCAGGCTGAGCAGCGTGAGCAGGCTCAACGCGATCAGCACCACCCCAATCACTTCACGCTGGATGTGGGAAGGAGGAGACGGGGCCCGGCGGGCTTCGCCCCGCTTCGAGGACGTAGTAGCTCCCATGGGCGGATGCTAACACAGGGGCGACATCGTTTCAAACGATGGACCGGAAGATGCCGGTGATCAGCCCCACACCGCCTCAACCGCGAGAAGCGATGGCCCTTGTCAACTGTATCAACTGGTCGAGCGTGAGCACTTCGGCCCGGACAGCAGCGGGAAGGTTCAGCTGATCGACCGCTCCGGCAATGCGCACCTGATCGTAGCCTTCGTCTTTGAGCGAATTCATGAGCGTCTTGCGCCGATGGGCAAAAGCGGCTTTCACCAACGAAGCAAATTTCGGCTCCTCCTCCCGGCTCAGTTCCCTCTGCGGCCTGGTGCGTAATAACACCACGGCGGAGCCGACTTCCGGCCTGGGCCTGAAACACTGGGCGGACACACGGAAGGCCTTCGTGATGTCCGCGGCGTACTGCGCCATCACGGAGAGCACGCCGTAATCCGCTGTGCCGGGTTTCGCCACGAGCCGGTCGGCCACTTCGTTCTGCAGCATGAGCACCATGCGTGGAATCCGGTCGCGGTGCTCCAGCAATCTGAATAGCAGGGGCGTGGAAATGTAATACGGCAGGTTGGCGACCACGACCGTACCGGTCGGCAGCGCTTCGAAGGAATAGGTCAGCGCATCGCCTAACACGAGGGTGAGATTCGGAAACTCGGCCTGGCGGCCGGCGATATAGGCGTGCAGCCGGGGATCGATCTCCACCGCGGTGACCTGCCCCGCGGCCTTGCACAGGGCCTCCGTCAGGATGCCACGCCCCGGTCCGATTTCGAGCGCATGCGTCTCCTGCCTCACTTCAGCCAGAGCGACGATCTTGCGAACGATATTGGGATCGATGAGAAAATTCTGGCCGAGACGCTTATTGGCTGGGGGAAGCTCGGGGAACGTCACCAGCTATGTCCCACTGGGTGGACGAGGCGCGGCTTGGGCCAGCTGCTTGGCGAGCGTCGTCAGCGGCGTCCGGTAGGCCTCAATCAGATCGGTGAATTCCTCGACCAGATCGTTCGTAAACGACGGGCCCGGATGCAGCGCGGCAAAATTCTGGATCGGCTGGGCGCCCAGCGCCTCCGTGAGCAGCGCCACGGTGCGCGCTTTCCACTTGGCCACCCGCTCGGTCCCGGCCACGGTATTGAGATCCTCCATGGTCTGTTTGGCAATGGCGTCCAGCTCTTTCACCTGCTGCTGGACAATGGCGAGTCCCCGATTCGCTTGCTCTGTCATCGTTGCCTCGCTGTAGGACGCATCGAACGTTTTACCCGTCGTTTGACGGCCAGGGTCGCCGCAAGTGTCACGGCTTCGAGCAAACTGCCGGGATCGGCAATGCCCTTCCCGACGATGTCGAAGGCCGTGCCATGATCCACCGAAGTGCGAATGATCGGCAGTCCCACCGTGACATTCACACAGGTGCCGAATGCGACCAGCTTCAGCGGGATCAACCCCTGATCATGATACATCGCCACGATGCCGTCGTATTGTCCTTTGACGGCCTTTCCGAACAGCGTATCGGCCGGCTGAGGGTCGCTGGCCAAAATCCCCCGCGCCTGCGCCGCGCGAGCGGCGGGAAGAATCACGCGGGCCTCCTCATTGCCGAACAGCCCGTGCTCGCCGGCATGCGGATTCAACGCCGCCACGCCGATGCGGGGCTTCTTGATGCCATAGAGGTCCGTCAGCGCCTGATGGGCCAGGCGAATCCCCTTTTCGATCTTGGCCTTCGTCAGAAGCTTCGGCAAATCCTTGATCGCCACATGCGTCGTCACAAACATGATGCGCAGCGGGCCGCCCACGATCATCATGCCGGATTCCTGCGTCTTCGTCAGATCCGCGAGCAATTCCGTATGACCGGGATAATGGCAGCCCGCCATGTTGATGGCTTCTTTATTGATCGGCGCCGTCACAATGCCGTCGATGCACCCCAGCTCCGCCAGATGCACGGCCTTTTTGATGAACGCCACGGACGCCGCGCCGGTCTCCTTCGCCGCCACGCCGGGCTGAAACTTCTTGAGCGGCCGCGCCAAAGGATCCAGCACGACCACCGTCTGTCCCTTGGCCGAAGCCGGGTCATAGTCATCGGCCCGCACGACCTTCGCTTTCAGCCGCAAGGCTTTGACCGTCTGGGCCATCACCGGATACGATCCGATGACCAGCGGGAGGCACAGCCGGTCGAGCTGGCCGCCGGCCAAGGCTTTGGCAATTACCTCCGGGCCGATCCCGGCAGGATCGCCCATCGTAATCCCCAACAGCGGCATTTCATCCAATTCGATCTTCGCCTGCTTCACGTTCAGCACCCCTCACTCACTCACCCGCCGACATAGAGATACACCGTGTACCCTATATAAAGGATGGCACCAGCACTCAGCAACCAGGGTTGCCAGCGCCCGCGCACCAGAATCTGGAGCAGACAGAGCCCGGCTCCGACGACGGCCAGCACCATGGCGAGCAATGCGGACGGCGCCAGAGCCCATTCCGTGCCGATCAAGCCCACAGAAACCGGGAAGGTGCCCTGGAACACCATCGCACCAGTCACATTCCCGACCGCCAAACGGTCTTTCTTGCGATAGAGCCAGAGAAAGCTGTTGGACATCTCCGGCAACTCCGTCGCCAGCGGGGCGATGAGCAACGCCAGGACCAATGGAGAAATGGCCAGCGCCGTCGCCATGGTCTCCGCCGCCGTCACGAACAGATGGGCGCCGAGAATCAATCCACCAAGCCCTGTCCCCGCTTGCAACCCGATCATGCCATAGGACGGCGTCTGCGCCTGCTTCGCGAACAGCAGCGGTTCGAGCGAGCCCTCGCCGCCCTCTTCATCCTCGGCGCTAAACTTGATCTTCATGTAGTAGATGTACAGGCTGATGAGGCTGGCCGCCGCGACCAGATGCACCGTGCGCGACGGCACGAACACGCAACCCAGCGCCACTATATAGCTGATACAGAAGAAGGTCAGGTCCGTCCGGACTTCGCCGTAGTTGAGGTGAAACTGCGCCGTCCGCTTGCCCGCCCGCGCATAGAGCACGAGCAGGGCCGCGAGGATCGGCAAGACCAGCGTGTTGAGCATGAAGGGCGCGCCGAGGATCGCGCCCAACCCCACCTCGGCCTCTTGGCGGCTGGTTCCGAAAAAGATGGCAATGACGGGAATCGACGTTTCCGGCAACGTCGTGCCGATCGCCGCAAAGATGCTGCCGACCGCGCCTTCGGAAATTCCCAGGCGCTTGCCCAGCCATTCAATGGCATTGGTAAACAGCCCGCACCCGCCCAGTGTGACGGCGACGGACACAATGAAAAGAAGCACGTAGAGAAGAATGGTCACGCGCGTACCCGGCCTTTGCGAGTGCTCACCTGCGAGTAGGCCTGCCGCGCGTCATCCAAGACATCCTTGAGCGGGCGGCCGGTCCGAACGGCAATCTGTTTACAATCGGCATATTCCGGGGCCGCCTTTTCCCATCCCGCGCCGATTTCCGCGACTTTCATCTGCACCGTCCCTCCCGGCACCTTCACGGCCACAAATCGTCGAGCCAGCACCTGCCTCGCCACTTCTTGCATCCGCACCCCCAGCGCCGTCGTCTCCAAAAACAGCACCTCCAGCACGGCATCCAGCTGATCCGGCGCGGCCAGACAACTCACCACCACGCCGGGCCGGCTGCGTTTCATGATGACCGGGGTGAGGGTGACATCCAACGCGCCGACGGCAAACAACTGCTCCATCACATGTTCATAGGCCTGAGGCGTCAGATCGTCCAGATTGGTTTCGATCTGCATCACCCGATCGGTGGGACGCAGGCTCGATGTGGCCTCCTCGGAGAGGAACACGCGCAAGACATTCGGCCAGCCCTCGGGATCGGCATCGCCTGCGCCACAGCCCATCTGGCTGACCGTCATCGCCGGCATCGGCCCAAACGACGACGCCAGGGTGCGCAACAGCGCCACGCCCGTCGGAGTGGCCAGCTCGCATCGCGGCCCGTCCGAGTAGATGGGAATGCCCTGTGCCAGCGCCGCGACCGCCGGACCGGGCACCGGCAACAGGCCATGCGCCGTCTGAATGGTTCCCGCGCCGGCATTGATCGGAGAAGACGTGACCTGCGTCACCCCGAGCAAGTGACAACCCAACACGCCCCCCACCACATCGATGAACGAATCGATCACGCCCACTTCATGAAAATGCACATCTTTTTTGGCCACGCGATGGGCCAGCCCTTCGGCTTCGGCCAGCCGGTCGAACACGGCCCGGCTCTGTTCTTTCACCACTGGCGGCAGCGTGCTGGCTGACAGCACCCGATGGATGCGCGCCAGTGTCAGCGGCCGATCGAACCCGCGTTTGATCACCACATTGATCTTGGTCGCGTGCAGAGCCCCGCGATGGACCTGCCGCTGCTCCAGCCGATACCCGCTCAACTTCAGCCGTTTCAGTTCCTTGGCCAATGTGGCCAATGAGAGCCCGGCATCGACCAGCGCACCAAGCACCATGTCGCCGCTCACACCGGAGAAACAATCAAAATGCAGCTGTCGTCCCAAGGCCATTCCTCGTTCGTCTCAATTTGAAAGGCCGCCCATCTTACCCAACGTGGCCCACAACGGCAATCGCTTCAGCGGGCTTCGACAGCAGGAGGCTCAAAAAGTCAGTCCAGCAAGGCCGCAGCGAGCGAAGAGGCGAGTCGTACGCTTCAGTACGTCGAGCCTCTGAGCGATGCGAGAACGCCGCTGGCTGGCTTTTTCAGCATCCTGTTAGCTCTTTCGTTGACAGCCTGGGAGGGCTGTGTTATCCCCCCTATATGACACACACCTATCATGAAGCGGCAACGATCGTCTCAGGCCACGTGATTACCGCCAGCCAGCGCGAGAGACGTTCCCCCGGACGCCTTCCAGTCATCGGGCTCCTGCTGGGATGCGCACTCAGCCTGATCGGGTTCCTCCCCGCTGACGGATTCGCCAAAACCAAAGCCCCGCGGGCTCCCCGGCCTGAACCGGAACTCAAAATCCTGGATTTGGCCATTTCGCCGACGCCCTTCGTCGTATCGAACGGATCGCTGGAATTTTCCGTCACGATCCAGCTTCCTAAAGAATTGGACAGCGCGACCGTGCTCGAAGTCTCCTCGCTGATCAGCTCGCCATCGAAAACATCCCTGCGATTTCTCTCCCAGCGAAAAGAGGTCCAGCCGCAACCGTCGCCAAACGGCGGACGACAAACCGTTTCCCTCCGCCTGACCTGGGACGGACAAGATCAGAGCAAACAGCAAGCCCCGGCCGGCACCTATTCGTATGAAGTCCGTACGAAGTTACTGACCAACGGGGAGAAGGGCCTGCGCACCTCAATGGTCGCCTGGCCCAAACGCGGAACCTTGGAAGTGAAATAACTTTGCCAATGGCACTAGGCGAGGGGCGAGAGGCAAGGGGTATGTCTCTTGTCCTCTAGCCTCTAGCCTCAGCCCTCGTGCCCAGCATATTAATCCGGTGCGCCAGGCATCCGGCGCCAAATCCATTGTCGATATTCATCACCCCGACACCGGCCGCGCAGGAATTCAGCATCGTCAAGAGCGCGGCCAGCCCGCCGAAGCTCGCGCCATAGCCTCTGCTGGTCGGCACCGCCACCACGGGGCAATCGACCAACCCGCCGACAACACTCGGCAACACCCCATCCATCCCGGCCACCACAATCGCCACACGGGCTTCGAACAGCCGATCCTTGCGCCCCAAGAGGCGATGCAGTCCAGCCACGCCCACGTCGTAGAGCGTTTCGACCCGGCTCCCCATCACCTCCGCCGTCACACGGGCCTCTTCGGCCACCGGCACATCGGCGGTGCCCGCCGTCAGGACCAGCACATGCCCCGCGCGGCGCGGGCGCGCGGCCTCGATCGACACGATGCGCGCGGCCTCATGATACCGGGCCCGCCGGTCAAGCTTGGTGATCGCCTTGGCCACGGCCGGCTCGGCTCTCGTGGCAAGAAAGGGCCCGCCCTTCTTGATCAAGGCCCGGGCAATCGCCAGCACCTGTTTCGTGGTCTTGCCTTCGCACAACAATACTTCCGGAAAGCCCTGGCGAAGCGACCGGTGGTGGTCGAGCGAGGCAAATCCGAGGTCTTCAAACGGCATCGTCCGCAGCCGCTGCACCGCTTGGGAAACAGGCAGGCGCCCGTCCTTCACCTCGTTCAACAGCTGTGCGAGTCCTTCGGGGCTCATGCCCGTCCTTTCTCCAGCTTGGCATCCCGTTCCATGAGATCGCTCACCGCCTTGCGGCAGGATTTTCCGTCGAACAGCACGGCATTGATTTCCTGGGTAATCGGCATCTCCACCCCATGACGGCGCGCGAGACCCAGCGCCGCCCGCGCCGTGCGCACCCCTTCCGCCACCGCCTGCATGCCGCCCAAAATCGTGTCGAGCCTGTCCCCCTGGCCCAGCCGCACGCCCACCGTATGATTCCGGCTGAGCGAGCCCGTGCAGGTCAAGACCAGATCGCCAACCCCGGAGAGTCCATAGAACGTGCGCGGATCCGCCCCCATCGCGACACCCAGACGGACGATCTCCGCCAACCCTCTGGTGATCAAGGCCGCGCGCGCATTAAAACCGAGCCCCAATCCATCGACCACTCCGGCGGCCAAGGCCATCACGTTCTTCAGCGCCCCGCCCAACTGCACGCCAATGAGGTCGCTATCCGCATAGACCCGGAATGAGGGCGTCATCAACGCGGCCTGAAACCGCCCCACCAGCTCAGGGTCCCGGCCGGCCAGGCAGACCGCCGTCGGCTTGCCGGCACTCAACTCGCTCGCGAAACTCGGGCCGGATAAGGCCATGAGGTACCGCTCCATCGACTCCGGCAGCACCTCATCCATGACCTGGGTCATCAGCTTGGAGCTGTCCTCTTCGACGCCCTTGGTCGCACTGATGAAGGGAACCGGACGTGAGAGGCAGGGCGCCAGATTGCGCAGCACCTGCCGGGTGACATGCGAGGGGACCACAAAGAGAATGCCGTCAGCCTGCTCAACCGCGTCCGTCAACGACGAGGTCGCTGTCAGCGTGCGCGGCAGGGCGACACCGGGGAGAAATACCTTATTTTCATGTGCCGTATTGACGGACTCGACCACATCATGTTCATAGGCCCAGAGGCGCACCTCCAGCCCTTTCTCGGCCAGATGTTTGGCCAGCGCCGTACCCCAGG
The nucleotide sequence above comes from Nitrospira sp.. Encoded proteins:
- the larB gene encoding nickel pincer cofactor biosynthesis protein LarB — translated: MSPEGLAQLLNEVKDGRLPVSQAVQRLRTMPFEDLGFASLDHHRSLRQGFPEVLLCEGKTTKQVLAIARALIKKGGPFLATRAEPAVAKAITKLDRRARYHEAARIVSIEAARPRRAGHVLVLTAGTADVPVAEEARVTAEVMGSRVETLYDVGVAGLHRLLGRKDRLFEARVAIVVAGMDGVLPSVVGGLVDCPVVAVPTSRGYGASFGGLAALLTMLNSCAAGVGVMNIDNGFGAGCLAHRINMLGTRAEARG
- a CDS encoding NAD(P)H-dependent glycerol-3-phosphate dehydrogenase codes for the protein MQDVKKLGVIGAGAWGTALAKHLAEKGLEVRLWAYEHDVVESVNTAHENKVFLPGVALPRTLTATSSLTDAVEQADGILFVVPSHVTRQVLRNLAPCLSRPVPFISATKGVEEDSSKLMTQVMDEVLPESMERYLMALSGPSFASELSAGKPTAVCLAGRDPELVGRFQAALMTPSFRVYADSDLIGVQLGGALKNVMALAAGVVDGLGLGFNARAALITRGLAEIVRLGVAMGADPRTFYGLSGVGDLVLTCTGSLSRNHTVGVRLGQGDRLDTILGGMQAVAEGVRTARAALGLARRHGVEMPITQEINAVLFDGKSCRKAVSDLMERDAKLEKGRA
- the pdxA gene encoding 4-hydroxythreonine-4-phosphate dehydrogenase PdxA, which translates into the protein MLNVKQAKIELDEMPLLGITMGDPAGIGPEVIAKALAGGQLDRLCLPLVIGSYPVMAQTVKALRLKAKVVRADDYDPASAKGQTVVVLDPLARPLKKFQPGVAAKETGAASVAFIKKAVHLAELGCIDGIVTAPINKEAINMAGCHYPGHTELLADLTKTQESGMMIVGGPLRIMFVTTHVAIKDLPKLLTKAKIEKGIRLAHQALTDLYGIKKPRIGVAALNPHAGEHGLFGNEEARVILPAARAAQARGILASDPQPADTLFGKAVKGQYDGIVAMYHDQGLIPLKLVAFGTCVNVTVGLPIIRTSVDHGTAFDIVGKGIADPGSLLEAVTLAATLAVKRRVKRSMRPTARQR
- the larC gene encoding nickel pincer cofactor biosynthesis protein LarC, giving the protein MGRQLHFDCFSGVSGDMVLGALVDAGLSLATLAKELKRLKLSGYRLEQRQVHRGALHATKINVVIKRGFDRPLTLARIHRVLSASTLPPVVKEQSRAVFDRLAEAEGLAHRVAKKDVHFHEVGVIDSFIDVVGGVLGCHLLGVTQVTSSPINAGAGTIQTAHGLLPVPGPAVAALAQGIPIYSDGPRCELATPTGVALLRTLASSFGPMPAMTVSQMGCGAGDADPEGWPNVLRVFLSEEATSSLRPTDRVMQIETNLDDLTPQAYEHVMEQLFAVGALDVTLTPVIMKRSRPGVVVSCLAAPDQLDAVLEVLFLETTALGVRMQEVARQVLARRFVAVKVPGGTVQMKVAEIGAGWEKAAPEYADCKQIAVRTGRPLKDVLDDARQAYSQVSTRKGRVRA
- the rsmA gene encoding 16S rRNA (adenine(1518)-N(6)/adenine(1519)-N(6))-dimethyltransferase RsmA, which gives rise to MTFPELPPANKRLGQNFLIDPNIVRKIVALAEVRQETHALEIGPGRGILTEALCKAAGQVTAVEIDPRLHAYIAGRQAEFPNLTLVLGDALTYSFEALPTGTVVVANLPYYISTPLLFRLLEHRDRIPRMVLMLQNEVADRLVAKPGTADYGVLSVMAQYAADITKAFRVSAQCFRPRPEVGSAVVLLRTRPQRELSREEEPKFASLVKAAFAHRRKTLMNSLKDEGYDQVRIAGAVDQLNLPAAVRAEVLTLDQLIQLTRAIASRG